Within Fusibacter sp. A1, the genomic segment CTAAAGGAGTTCTGGCGAAAATTCCAGCTCCGATAATGCTACCTATGGCCATGAACATGCACATCCAAAACGTCATTTTTTTCATAGTTTCCCCCGATAACAAGACAATTGGTCGAACAGCTAGTGCACTATCTGTTATGGTTCAATTATAAACATCCTCCTTAAATTATACTGTCACATAAACGACACAACAATAAGTTTTCAGAATTGCGCAAAACACCCTTCTTGTCATCCCCTACTTTAAAGAAGCATAAATTAGCTTCTCTAAGCAATAGGCACTTCGATTAATCCGGTCTTCTGTCCATAGATGAAAACAAGCCTGCAATATGCAGGCTTGAGACTGTTAACAAAGTCCAAGAAAGTGGCCTTTGTTCTTTCATATATCAAATTCTCTCGTAGTAGCCTTTTGAACAACTACATTCTTTGGCCTTGCGGTCGCCCTCTTTAAGCAATGTGTTCAAAGAGACACGCATAAAAACACTATAGGCACCACTGATTCCGTATCAACCCACTGCACCTAACATTCAGTAATCCAAGCGATCAATCACAACCTCGCCGTTTTTCTCAAGTTCTCTCAGTAGGTTAATCAGGTTTTCCATTGCTTCAAACGACTTGTCCAAGCTGACCAGTTCATCGTTTTCCAGTTCCTTTTTAAGCTTCAACGCCCTATCTGAGTGCATATTCATCAGTATTTTATTGGTCAAGTAATTGTTGCTGTCCTTTAGTGCGATGACGAGCTGTCCATCCTCACATTTAGATGCCCATGTCCTGATGACCGAGTCCGGCAACCTGGCAAAATCGTCAAAGGTGAACATCGCTTTCATCGTGACTTTCGCGAATTCTGGGTCGCTTTCTCGTAGGGTTTCCATGATATTCTTTTCGGTCTGAAAATCAACGCCGTTAAGAAGCGACTTCACAAGAATCAAATGCAACTCTTCTAAAAAGAGATGTCCATCCATCTCTCCGATTTCTTTTAGGGTCTGCGGTAATAACGTTCCTGTTTGATACAGTTCCTTGAGCACTTTTATTTGAGTCTCAACCTTCAATCGGTTAAATATCCTTATAAATCTCGTATTCATTGAAACCATCTCCTTGATTAAGTGAAAACTGCTGATGTATTCATAGCCATTGTTCTTGTATATTTTCGTTACGGCCTCCAACATTTCTTTTCTCTTAGTAATTCGTTTGGCCTCTTGATCAAGAGCCTTAAGCTTATCTTCAAACAGTGCCGCTACCTTGACACTCTCCTCAACAGAAAGTACTTCAAGTATTTCATTCAAAGAAAAGCCTAGATTTTTTAGCAGCAAGATCTGCTGTAACCTTTTCATCTCTTTCTCGCTGTACATCCTGTAGTTCGAATCAGTTACAGCCGCACAGGACAATAAGCCAAGACTCTCATAATGTCTTATGCTCCTTGTGGACACCCCTGTCCGTTTTGAAAGATTGCCTATCGAAAATAGTTTTTCCATCCCATGCTCCTAAACTATGCGCTATAGTTAATCTCATTATAAACTTTGACACTACGTTAAAGTCAATGATTGTGAAGATATTTCGCGCCTTTAAAAAGATAGCCTACTCCAAATCAAAATCATCCATTTCGATTTCAAATGTCTTCTTGCTCATACGGATTCTGACAACGCCGTAAATAACCAATAGGATGAATGTCGGGATATTCATCTTTAAAAATACAACAAGCGTGCTTGCTGCGAAGTTCTGATTGACATCACGGGTAGTTTCAGTCGTCACCGACGATACCAACTGTCCATCTTCATCAAAAACTTCCATCGTACCGCTTGAGCTGTAAGGAACCAAAGCCGCCACAACTAGCAAAGAAATTGCAAGAAAGATTACCGGTAGGATTAACCCTTTACCTTTTTTAGGTGCCTTTGACCAGTGGATCTGCAAGCTAATCATACCAAGAATAAAACTGATAAACAAAATGTATTCAACATATCACCACCACCCCTTCACATGAATCGGCCTATCTAGTTTCATCGAGTACTTGACTGCGTTGATTTGAAGTCTCCATGTCCCATTCTCAAAATCACTCGAAGGCTCATTTGAATTAGGTGGATAATAGCTTTCTATTTCATCCACATACGAGATGGTCTTCACTCTCCAGTCATTATCAAGAAACCATAGGACCGAAGGATCCACTTCATGATACTCACCTTTATCATCAATCGCAACCACCTCATTGTCGATCCACTTGCTACGCACATGATTGCTGTTAAAATGCCATTCATACTCCAAATGCTCATAAGGCTGATCCTTATAATTAAGGTCGGTAATTTTAAGCTTCACAGGCTTATCGCTTATTTTTTCAACCAGCAACTCCCCTTCTAAAAAGGGTATTCTTTGTGGAATTCCTTCTAACTCCTCTACCACAATTTTGGGCTCTCTGATGTTTAATACGGCACCGTCAAAGCTCAGCTCACGTAGTTTTTCAAAAGCTACAGGAAAGTAAGACAAGTAGATGCCGTCCTCTTGCCAGCCGCTACCTAAGAAGACCTCACGCAGTTCATGTCCGTTGATGCTTAACTCTCCAAGTCTTAACGCAAGATTCTCAAACTGCTTGGTACTCGCGCTCGAAACAGTATCTACCCCGTCTTTTGTGATGGCAATATCATAAATCAGCCTTGTTTCTGTTGGGGCTAGGATCAAACGATCAAAGGTGAGATTCGCTTTATGATTTTCATACGGAAGTTCAATGATTTTTTTAATGTCAAGCGGATAGCTTTCGGCATTCAGCCTTTCAAAGGGAATCGTAAAACTCCAGTCGCCCTTTAACATCTCACCGTCATCTGAAACAAGCTGACCGATCCTTAAGTTGAAGTCTCCTTGACTTAGCATCATAGGGGCGAATTTTAAGAGTATTCGTCTAGTTTTTACACTGCTACTGGCAGACACTAGATCGGCAGATCCTGCGCGGTAATAGCCAATATAGTCCCATTCCGGTTGATCAAAAAGTTCAGCGTGATTCAAAACTTCAAATCCCTGTTCAGAGTAGTCCACTTTCCAGTAGCTGTCGTCTTCGCTTTCTACCGTTACATAGACATAGGTATTTAGTTCATCTGTCACAAGGCCTTCAACTGTCACTGTAATTCCCTGGTCTTTGGCTTTCAAGTCCATCTTTTCCAAAGGGTAAGCATTTAATATCTGATCGTAAGCGGTCGTTTCATCCACAACCCATGAAAGCACGGTCGTTGCCGAAGCATAGACTGCAAGTGACATTAAAACAAGTAGCAAAGCTACTTGTGTAAGTTTTTTCTTTTTTTTCATCAATCTTACCCCCCAAGTAATTGTCGCAGCTTCATTAAGTTCTCTCTGGACACGCTTTTTTGCCCAAATCAATTGCTACCTTTTCAGCTTACTAAATTTAAAATCGTTTGTGGGTGATTTAAGATAAATGTAATATAAATCCTATTCTGATAGTAATGTGTAGGTCTAATCAATTAAAAACCTTGCTGTTCTACTCAACTAGAACAGCAAGGTGCTTTGTATTTACCAGTCTTAAACGCGCAACTGGTCATTACAGGACCGGTTGCAGCAGACCTTTATAAGCTGCTTGGTATTTCTATGGTGAAGGTGGTTCCTTTTGCAATTTCACTTTCGCATTTTATCTTGCCATTCAATTTTCCCGTCACTATATTATAGACGACGTTAAGACCAAGACCACTGCCGCCTTGTTGCCTATTGGTCGTAAAGAAAGGATCGAATATTCTCTTTAAGTTCGATTCAGAGATTCCTTTACCGTTGTCCGAATAGATCAATTCCAACATGTCATTGTCGGTTTGAACCTCTATTTTTATGATGCCTTTCATCTCACTTGTAAAACCGTGTTTAAGGGTATTCATGATTAAGTTGGTCAAAATCTGTGAATATGCGCCCGGATAGCTTTTAAGAATAACGTTTGACTCACACCTAATGTCAAACTCATGATCGGTACGGCTGTATTCATGCTTTAAGCTCAAAATTACGGCATGGATAAACTCACCAAG encodes:
- a CDS encoding DUF4179 domain-containing protein, whose product is MKKKKKLTQVALLLVLMSLAVYASATTVLSWVVDETTAYDQILNAYPLEKMDLKAKDQGITVTVEGLVTDELNTYVYVTVESEDDSYWKVDYSEQGFEVLNHAELFDQPEWDYIGYYRAGSADLVSASSSVKTRRILLKFAPMMLSQGDFNLRIGQLVSDDGEMLKGDWSFTIPFERLNAESYPLDIKKIIELPYENHKANLTFDRLILAPTETRLIYDIAITKDGVDTVSSASTKQFENLALRLGELSINGHELREVFLGSGWQEDGIYLSYFPVAFEKLRELSFDGAVLNIREPKIVVEELEGIPQRIPFLEGELLVEKISDKPVKLKITDLNYKDQPYEHLEYEWHFNSNHVRSKWIDNEVVAIDDKGEYHEVDPSVLWFLDNDWRVKTISYVDEIESYYPPNSNEPSSDFENGTWRLQINAVKYSMKLDRPIHVKGWW
- a CDS encoding FliG C-terminal domain-containing protein; the encoded protein is MEKLFSIGNLSKRTGVSTRSIRHYESLGLLSCAAVTDSNYRMYSEKEMKRLQQILLLKNLGFSLNEILEVLSVEESVKVAALFEDKLKALDQEAKRITKRKEMLEAVTKIYKNNGYEYISSFHLIKEMVSMNTRFIRIFNRLKVETQIKVLKELYQTGTLLPQTLKEIGEMDGHLFLEELHLILVKSLLNGVDFQTEKNIMETLRESDPEFAKVTMKAMFTFDDFARLPDSVIRTWASKCEDGQLVIALKDSNNYLTNKILMNMHSDRALKLKKELENDELVSLDKSFEAMENLINLLRELEKNGEVVIDRLDY